In Pseudoalteromonas sp. NC201, a single window of DNA contains:
- a CDS encoding flagellar protein MotY — protein sequence MVDVVRCGVIKLYKSVGWVGISLCAITFNSEAAMRQYAAEADSSHWNVDQNNRLSCALNHEVPYYGEAIFSSNASKNKDLTFNLDMMVRPESYDFAGLESVPPLWRAGKPARSIGQMKLLKKFDGELENDVAWQLLTELEKGYFPTFYYKDWHNDVDKISVSLSSVNFKQAYWAFLQCRDNLLPYSFEDIAFTVMNYKKNSSELTKSSRKRLDMIGEYLKNDSKIEQIYISAYSDSYGGRDTNLRLSKKRAEAIKSYMASLGVEENKIMTDGFGEKRHIDTNDNAIGRGKNRRVVIQISRP from the coding sequence ATGGTTGATGTTGTGAGGTGTGGGGTGATCAAGTTATATAAATCAGTAGGTTGGGTTGGTATATCGTTATGCGCCATTACCTTTAATAGCGAGGCTGCAATGCGGCAATACGCTGCCGAAGCTGATTCATCACATTGGAATGTTGACCAAAACAATCGCTTGAGTTGTGCGCTTAATCATGAAGTTCCGTATTACGGTGAAGCTATATTTTCAAGTAATGCCAGTAAAAATAAAGACTTAACCTTTAACCTTGATATGATGGTACGTCCTGAAAGTTACGATTTTGCAGGACTTGAATCGGTGCCACCGCTTTGGCGAGCCGGCAAACCGGCAAGAAGCATCGGGCAAATGAAATTACTGAAAAAATTTGACGGTGAACTTGAAAATGACGTCGCGTGGCAGTTGCTGACTGAGCTTGAAAAGGGCTACTTTCCCACTTTTTATTATAAAGATTGGCACAACGACGTAGATAAAATCTCAGTTTCTTTGTCGTCAGTGAACTTTAAACAGGCATATTGGGCGTTCTTACAATGTCGCGATAACTTGTTGCCATACAGCTTTGAAGACATCGCTTTTACGGTGATGAATTACAAGAAAAATTCCAGCGAACTGACAAAGTCGTCACGCAAACGCTTGGATATGATCGGCGAATATCTTAAAAATGACTCGAAAATTGAGCAAATTTATATTTCGGCCTATAGCGATAGTTATGGCGGCCGTGATACCAACTTGAGGTTGTCAAAGAAACGTGCCGAAGCGATTAAATCATATATGGCGAGCTTAGGGGTTGAAGAGAATAAGATTATGACTGACGGCTTTGGCGAAAAGCGCCATATTGATACCAACGACAATGCTATTGGTCGCGGTAAGAACCGTCGAGTCGTGATCCAAATTTCAAGACCTTGA
- a CDS encoding amidohydrolase family protein produces the protein MNVKQSVIAMSCAVLLAGCQSVSATGTRTLATFSVDNTQCYDRKAQSSYFAVDSHHHFQPFRGDAVPFDKLVTWAERVGVVFINVYGIGQTYERKSDCFGERGCYSQLISPSIQNDFKNASNYLKYGADNVHITLSMTFADLHKPETILPKMALLEGEFGDLFRWMGEVNLVKAAHFGNGHQAVEKETIAKWQPFMAVLKEKRIPLALHADLGDNNTPLKYLPLLEEVLKRYPENDIIWMHMGVSKELSQIDPELHINTMERLFSQYKNLKADLSWRILYDYYFGDPKIQGQYVEFINAHAERFLPGSDFVASKNKRFFDYLEEVDINSRILAELDDNAFRQIALGQNYFSLLDLPYRAPEICITASP, from the coding sequence ATGAATGTAAAACAAAGTGTTATTGCTATGAGCTGTGCCGTTTTACTGGCTGGTTGCCAAAGTGTGTCAGCCACTGGCACACGCACGCTAGCAACTTTTAGTGTAGATAATACTCAGTGCTACGACCGCAAGGCGCAATCTAGTTATTTTGCCGTTGATTCTCATCACCATTTTCAGCCATTTCGGGGAGATGCGGTCCCGTTTGATAAGCTCGTTACTTGGGCAGAGCGTGTGGGGGTGGTGTTTATCAATGTTTATGGCATTGGTCAAACCTACGAGCGAAAGTCCGATTGCTTTGGTGAGCGTGGGTGCTACAGCCAGTTGATTTCACCCAGCATTCAAAATGACTTTAAAAATGCGAGCAATTATCTTAAATATGGCGCAGATAACGTGCATATAACCTTGTCTATGACCTTTGCTGACTTACACAAACCAGAGACTATTTTGCCAAAAATGGCACTACTTGAAGGCGAGTTTGGTGACTTATTTCGTTGGATGGGAGAAGTGAATTTAGTTAAAGCAGCGCATTTTGGTAATGGGCATCAAGCGGTAGAAAAAGAGACTATCGCCAAGTGGCAGCCATTTATGGCTGTGCTAAAAGAAAAGCGTATTCCGCTTGCTCTGCACGCTGACTTAGGCGATAACAACACGCCACTTAAATACTTACCTTTGCTTGAGGAAGTGCTAAAGCGCTACCCAGAAAACGATATTATTTGGATGCATATGGGAGTATCAAAAGAGCTAAGCCAAATTGATCCGGAGCTACACATAAACACCATGGAGCGGTTATTCTCCCAATATAAAAACCTAAAGGCCGATCTGTCATGGCGGATTTTGTACGACTATTATTTTGGTGACCCGAAAATTCAGGGGCAGTATGTTGAATTTATTAATGCCCATGCTGAGCGTTTTTTGCCAGGCAGTGACTTCGTCGCTAGTAAAAATAAACGCTTTTTCGATTATTTAGAAGAAGTCGATATCAATAGCCGAATTCTCGCCGAACTTGATGACAATGCTTTTCGCCAGATCGCCTTAGGTCAAAACTACTTTTCGCTATTAGATTTACCTTATCGCGCGCCAGAGATTTGTATTACAGCGTCTCCTTGA
- a CDS encoding Card1-like endonuclease domain-containing protein, protein MTTHVHLSFIDTNFINTLTPVLDHNIDSDEILYLIESQQQQNLEDIKRVLGPRGVKVHHALIPTSRDSDTLIDSFHQLIDTLISEQPDTQFVFNASCGDRQHLLAMYEVIRAYPIECFIIEPERDELHWLVPTERVNTILADKLKIRDFFNLIDGDITEIANEGIVDIRYRQLGAKWATSQTDFSHALAQLNYLAASSEDNALISEPLSRSQMNSPSLQTLIDDLEDANVATRQDDKLKFANEGARFFANGGWLEEYVYATLLSLKKELTILQDVAQGVAIKRRVGQGYVNNELDIVALANNKLHLIECKTKKFSKGEGNQVIYKLDSLSELFGGVQARGLLVSYQGIRTSERLRAKALEIGLFCEDDLSQLKDRLRNWLRGA, encoded by the coding sequence ATGACAACGCACGTACACCTTAGTTTTATCGACACTAACTTTATTAACACGCTTACACCTGTACTCGACCACAATATCGACTCGGATGAAATACTCTATTTAATAGAATCTCAACAACAACAAAACCTTGAAGATATTAAAAGAGTGTTGGGGCCAAGAGGGGTAAAAGTACATCACGCCCTTATTCCTACCAGCCGAGATAGTGACACCTTAATCGACAGCTTCCACCAGCTCATTGATACCCTAATTAGTGAACAACCAGATACCCAATTTGTGTTTAATGCCAGTTGCGGCGACCGCCAACACTTACTTGCGATGTATGAGGTGATCCGCGCCTATCCAATAGAATGTTTTATCATTGAACCCGAGCGCGACGAACTTCACTGGCTTGTACCAACAGAGCGAGTCAACACCATCCTTGCCGATAAATTAAAGATACGCGATTTTTTTAACCTCATCGACGGCGATATCACCGAAATTGCAAATGAGGGTATCGTTGATATTCGCTATCGCCAGCTCGGTGCCAAATGGGCAACCAGTCAAACAGATTTTAGTCATGCTCTCGCCCAGCTCAACTACCTCGCTGCCAGCAGCGAAGATAATGCACTTATTAGTGAGCCTTTGAGTCGCAGCCAAATGAATAGCCCAAGTTTGCAAACACTCATTGACGATTTAGAAGATGCTAACGTCGCCACAAGGCAAGACGACAAATTAAAGTTTGCTAATGAAGGCGCTCGTTTTTTTGCCAACGGTGGCTGGCTAGAAGAATATGTTTACGCCACGCTCCTCAGCCTAAAAAAAGAACTCACCATTTTACAAGATGTCGCTCAAGGCGTTGCGATTAAACGTCGCGTGGGGCAAGGCTATGTCAATAACGAGCTAGATATTGTGGCGCTCGCTAACAATAAGCTTCACCTTATTGAATGCAAAACCAAAAAGTTTAGTAAAGGGGAAGGCAACCAAGTGATATACAAACTTGATTCCCTCAGCGAGCTGTTTGGCGGCGTACAAGCAAGAGGCCTACTGGTGAGCTATCAAGGCATTAGAACCTCGGAAAGACTGCGCGCCAAAGCACTAGAAATTGGCCTGTTCTGCGAAGACGACCTTAGCCAACTTAAAGATAGACTACGCAACTGGTTGCGCGGAGCGTAA
- a CDS encoding DEAD/DEAH box helicase, producing the protein MNFDFLPAINEEITALINQVHNLPMHEQTLLSVLAVVYKPVSAIKLKRLVQALVAKEIIPENDFEQGVSHSQIMKWRSAGLVTFNEDGVQINLKLATSLSHRVMADGQFLAILNAAEEFIPVLNAYEWERQFADEQRLIRDFLFINQLPKARNHLELAKDPQAVCHKTNQVLLPLYFYPFSVEGFSALADDLQYQAFATLLYTLLQGGHSISYALEVLTQVQANTQSPLLTCLLAEYQIYTLQLDKAQALVANIQTAYSAQIMASIAFLQQHDDIIVCFEQALKAKDKITKRKKQYLGRTLGLFHKLALLQQANSHDAALFDTLSQQLEFESQDSKAPYNNFFASNVLLYCAESLSQNSTYSSAHLNYSSLKKSHVFDYSLGRLLDCFAHFWCNQSLDAKALASLDDCIAIFERLSLPLFAGLAKQLMLAMHGEQYQLAFNPELNVSHLVAKKTAWDLALDKLIALNPNANTSQEVDEQFRLIWQIRQGRFDIEFLAREQKRGKTGWGKGKPISCKQLKQHPEQFSYISQSDKKLIDAIAPQSGYGYNARADYTLAGIPALKAAVGATNLYHEEDLKQAITIAEKSPELHIRQHGDDLLLSIPNLPSYFGQPQTYSFTQQAEHHYEFIVFNQSHIQVAEIIGESGLTVPTSAKQKVLSSIKAIAPYLNVQSDLADIDTGLDSIEAQSALVINIQPYHQGLDFHCVVMPFGEKGPIFHPGHGIATVSAEIDGKRLSTTRNLLLEQQRLDELDTHCPLFLEMTDNRLSLAEMDEALEVLQELELVINQEPCPMALKLRWPKGKKVKLSSKLESQHLQLAMSKKNEWFDMTGELQVSNDQVIELKQLLKMVATSNGRFIALDGEQVLALSSDLKAQLDQLNNATEGGKFHPLAAPLIAEATTGMRMKTLPAWEEQNEKMQQAVALTPTLPSTLQAELRDYQQAGFDWAMRLAHWGAGACLADDMGLGKTIQALAMILARANVGPTLVIAPTSVCFNWQQEIQKFAPTLSVKLFSDYPHSDARAEMLSNLQPLDCVILSYGLLQREVDILKPIAFETIVADEAQALKNPLAKRTQAACALKGKFKLITTGTPIENNLTELWSLFRFVNPGLLGNLKRFSEKFSAPIENANEDKLAAHRARKGLKHLIQPFILRRMKHQVLTELPPRTEINVPIQLSQEEQTFYEALRQNAIDEISQSTQQDSANEQRFKMLAALTRLRQACCHPKLLMAESQITSSKLAALDELLTELQENNHKALIFSQFVGHLQLIKARLEKRGIRFQYLDGSTPSKARQKAVNAFQKGEGEVFLISLKAGGSGLNLTAADYVIHMDPWWNPAVEEQASDRAHRMGQTRPVTIYRLIAKGTIEEQIVELHHHKKDLADQLLANTDKVMKLDVNDVLSMLKETL; encoded by the coding sequence ATGAATTTTGACTTTCTACCAGCAATTAACGAAGAAATCACAGCGCTAATCAATCAAGTGCATAACCTACCTATGCACGAGCAAACGCTGTTGAGTGTGCTGGCGGTCGTCTATAAACCCGTTTCAGCAATCAAACTCAAACGCCTAGTTCAAGCACTCGTGGCAAAAGAGATCATCCCCGAAAATGACTTTGAACAAGGTGTAAGTCATAGCCAAATTATGAAGTGGCGCTCAGCCGGGTTAGTGACTTTTAACGAAGATGGAGTGCAAATAAATCTAAAACTCGCGACCAGTTTAAGCCATCGAGTCATGGCTGACGGCCAGTTTTTAGCAATCCTTAACGCTGCTGAAGAGTTTATCCCTGTATTGAATGCTTATGAATGGGAACGCCAATTTGCCGATGAACAGCGACTCATTCGAGACTTTTTATTTATCAACCAACTACCAAAAGCCCGCAATCATTTAGAACTGGCGAAAGACCCACAGGCGGTGTGTCATAAGACCAATCAAGTGCTATTACCACTGTATTTTTATCCTTTTTCAGTTGAAGGATTTTCGGCGCTTGCTGATGACTTGCAATATCAAGCTTTTGCAACTTTGCTCTATACCTTACTACAAGGTGGTCACAGCATTAGCTATGCACTTGAAGTACTCACACAGGTTCAAGCCAATACACAGAGCCCACTACTGACCTGCTTATTAGCAGAGTATCAAATCTATACCCTGCAATTGGATAAGGCTCAGGCGTTGGTAGCCAATATCCAAACCGCTTATAGTGCACAAATTATGGCAAGCATTGCTTTTTTACAACAACACGACGATATTATCGTTTGTTTTGAACAAGCACTAAAAGCCAAAGACAAAATCACCAAACGTAAAAAGCAGTACCTAGGTAGAACACTGGGTTTGTTTCATAAGTTGGCGTTATTGCAGCAAGCCAATAGCCATGATGCCGCATTATTTGACACCCTCTCTCAACAGCTTGAGTTTGAAAGCCAAGACAGCAAAGCGCCTTATAATAACTTCTTTGCCAGTAACGTGCTGTTATACTGCGCAGAGAGCTTGTCGCAAAACAGTACCTACAGCAGCGCCCATTTAAATTATTCAAGTCTGAAGAAATCTCATGTTTTTGACTATTCCTTAGGTCGCTTGCTCGACTGCTTTGCACACTTCTGGTGTAATCAGAGCTTAGATGCCAAAGCGCTTGCCAGTCTCGACGACTGCATCGCAATTTTTGAGCGCCTCTCTTTACCTCTTTTTGCTGGGCTTGCAAAGCAGTTGATGCTGGCAATGCACGGTGAGCAATATCAGCTTGCGTTTAATCCCGAGCTTAATGTTAGTCACCTTGTTGCCAAAAAGACGGCGTGGGATCTGGCACTGGACAAGCTTATTGCGCTCAACCCGAACGCAAATACCAGCCAAGAAGTTGACGAACAATTTCGCCTGATTTGGCAAATTAGGCAAGGTCGCTTTGATATTGAGTTTTTAGCACGCGAGCAAAAGCGGGGTAAAACAGGCTGGGGAAAAGGTAAGCCAATTTCCTGCAAACAACTGAAACAACACCCTGAGCAATTTAGTTATATCAGCCAATCTGATAAAAAGCTGATCGACGCCATCGCACCACAGTCAGGTTATGGCTACAATGCTCGTGCGGACTACACCCTTGCTGGAATTCCAGCGTTAAAAGCCGCAGTCGGCGCCACCAACCTATACCATGAAGAAGACTTAAAACAAGCCATTACCATTGCCGAGAAATCTCCCGAGTTACACATCCGTCAACATGGCGACGATCTGCTACTCTCTATTCCTAATTTACCCAGCTATTTTGGTCAACCGCAAACCTACTCATTTACTCAGCAAGCTGAGCATCACTACGAGTTTATTGTGTTTAACCAGTCACATATACAGGTCGCTGAGATTATTGGCGAGTCTGGATTAACCGTGCCTACCAGTGCAAAACAAAAGGTGCTATCGAGTATTAAAGCCATCGCACCTTATCTTAATGTACAGTCTGATTTAGCTGATATAGATACTGGGCTGGATAGTATCGAGGCGCAATCGGCGCTTGTTATTAACATTCAACCTTATCATCAAGGCCTCGATTTTCACTGTGTGGTCATGCCCTTTGGCGAAAAAGGGCCGATTTTTCATCCAGGACACGGTATTGCCACTGTCAGCGCCGAAATTGATGGTAAGCGCTTATCCACCACCCGAAACTTGTTACTTGAGCAGCAAAGATTGGATGAGTTAGATACGCACTGTCCGCTATTTTTGGAGATGACGGATAATCGCTTAAGTTTAGCCGAAATGGATGAAGCGCTAGAGGTGCTGCAAGAACTTGAGCTGGTGATTAATCAAGAGCCTTGCCCTATGGCACTCAAGCTCAGATGGCCTAAAGGCAAAAAGGTTAAGCTCAGTAGCAAGCTCGAAAGCCAACATTTGCAACTTGCCATGAGCAAGAAAAATGAATGGTTCGACATGACCGGCGAGCTACAAGTAAGTAATGACCAAGTTATCGAACTTAAACAGCTTCTAAAAATGGTTGCCACCAGCAATGGCCGCTTTATTGCGCTGGACGGTGAGCAAGTACTCGCGCTTTCAAGTGACTTAAAAGCGCAACTTGACCAGCTCAATAACGCGACCGAGGGCGGAAAGTTTCACCCGTTAGCCGCGCCTTTAATTGCTGAAGCCACCACAGGAATGCGGATGAAAACCTTGCCGGCTTGGGAAGAACAAAACGAAAAAATGCAGCAAGCCGTCGCATTGACTCCAACGCTTCCTTCAACATTACAAGCCGAGCTGCGCGACTACCAGCAGGCGGGATTTGACTGGGCAATGCGACTTGCCCATTGGGGTGCAGGTGCGTGCCTTGCCGATGATATGGGATTGGGTAAAACCATCCAAGCGCTGGCGATGATATTGGCCCGTGCCAATGTCGGCCCGACGCTTGTCATCGCGCCAACATCGGTCTGCTTCAACTGGCAACAAGAAATCCAAAAGTTCGCTCCAACCTTGTCGGTGAAACTCTTTTCTGACTATCCACATTCTGATGCTAGAGCTGAGATGCTGAGCAACTTGCAACCACTGGATTGTGTGATATTAAGTTATGGTCTACTACAGCGCGAAGTTGATATCTTAAAGCCTATCGCTTTTGAAACCATTGTCGCCGATGAAGCCCAAGCGCTAAAAAATCCTTTAGCAAAACGTACTCAAGCCGCGTGCGCGCTCAAAGGCAAATTTAAGCTGATCACCACAGGGACCCCAATAGAAAATAACCTCACCGAGCTTTGGTCACTCTTTCGTTTTGTAAACCCAGGGTTGCTCGGTAACCTCAAACGCTTTAGCGAAAAGTTTTCCGCTCCCATTGAAAACGCCAATGAAGATAAGCTCGCAGCACACCGTGCCCGTAAAGGCCTCAAACACCTGATCCAGCCTTTTATTCTGCGCCGTATGAAGCATCAGGTATTAACTGAATTGCCACCACGCACTGAGATCAATGTACCAATTCAATTGAGCCAAGAAGAACAAACCTTTTACGAAGCGCTGCGCCAAAATGCCATTGACGAAATTTCACAGTCAACACAGCAAGACAGTGCCAATGAACAACGCTTTAAAATGCTGGCAGCGCTAACCCGCTTGCGCCAAGCCTGTTGTCATCCAAAACTGTTAATGGCAGAAAGTCAGATAACCAGCTCGAAATTAGCGGCATTGGATGAGCTTCTGACCGAGCTGCAAGAGAACAATCACAAGGCACTTATATTCAGTCAGTTTGTAGGCCATTTGCAACTTATCAAAGCTCGCTTGGAAAAACGCGGGATCAGGTTTCAATATTTAGATGGCAGCACCCCAAGCAAAGCACGTCAGAAGGCCGTGAATGCCTTTCAAAAAGGTGAAGGCGAGGTATTTTTAATTAGCCTCAAAGCCGGAGGCTCTGGTTTGAACCTTACCGCTGCAGATTATGTTATTCACATGGATCCTTGGTGGAATCCTGCGGTTGAAGAGCAAGCGTCAGACCGCGCACATAGAATGGGACAAACACGCCCCGTTACTATTTATCGCTTAATTGCCAAAGGCACGATTGAAGAGCAAATTGTCGAGCTCCATCACCATAAAAAAGACCTCGCGGATCAATTGCTCGCAAACACCGACAAAGTGATGAAGCTAGACGTAAACGATGTGCTATCCATGCTCAAGGAGACGCTGTAA
- a CDS encoding DUF962 domain-containing protein, with product MTKNNNKEFNSFASFYPYYLAEHKNKTCRRLHFIGSTLVLLVLLFALVFAYWSLLWLLPIAGYGFAWVGHFFFEKNKPATFQYPLYSLMGDWVMYKDIIRGKVPW from the coding sequence ATGACCAAAAATAATAACAAAGAGTTCAATTCTTTTGCATCGTTTTACCCTTATTATCTCGCGGAGCACAAAAACAAAACCTGTCGTCGCTTGCATTTTATTGGCTCAACCTTAGTGCTCTTGGTTTTGCTCTTTGCGCTGGTTTTTGCATATTGGTCTTTACTATGGTTGTTGCCAATCGCGGGTTATGGTTTTGCTTGGGTGGGGCATTTCTTTTTTGAAAAAAATAAGCCTGCGACATTTCAATATCCACTGTATAGCTTGATGGGTGACTGGGTCATGTACAAGGACATTATCCGTGGTAAAGTACCTTGGTAA
- the rnt gene encoding ribonuclease T — protein sequence MSDTEQTLFSKRFRGFFPVVIDVETAGFNKDTDALLEIAVSMLKMDDDGVLSLDQTVHFHVAPFEGANIEQAAIDFNGIDPFSPLRGAVAEDEVLKEICKAVRKAQKAAGCQRSVVVAHNAAFDHGFLNAAIERNKIKRTPFHPFVSFDTTSLAGLALGQTVLAKACRAAGIEFDNSQAHSALYDTERTAELFCYIVNKWQALGGWPLPEPEAESEPESTTETDTE from the coding sequence ATGTCTGATACCGAGCAAACGCTATTTTCAAAACGCTTTCGCGGCTTCTTTCCTGTAGTTATCGACGTGGAAACCGCTGGCTTTAATAAAGATACTGACGCCCTACTAGAAATTGCCGTCAGTATGTTAAAAATGGACGATGACGGGGTATTAAGCTTAGATCAGACAGTACACTTTCATGTTGCACCTTTTGAAGGCGCAAATATTGAGCAAGCTGCGATTGACTTTAATGGCATTGATCCATTTTCACCACTCAGAGGCGCAGTTGCAGAAGATGAAGTGCTGAAAGAAATTTGCAAAGCCGTGCGTAAAGCCCAAAAAGCCGCGGGCTGTCAGCGCTCCGTTGTCGTCGCCCATAATGCCGCTTTTGATCACGGCTTTTTAAATGCAGCGATTGAGCGTAACAAGATAAAGCGTACGCCTTTTCACCCATTTGTCAGCTTTGACACCACTTCACTTGCCGGGCTTGCTCTAGGGCAAACGGTGCTTGCAAAGGCATGTCGTGCAGCAGGTATCGAGTTCGATAACAGTCAAGCACACAGTGCACTTTACGACACAGAGCGCACCGCAGAGCTCTTTTGCTACATAGTCAACAAGTGGCAAGCATTAGGTGGCTGGCCATTACCAGAGCCTGAAGCCGAGTCAGAACCTGAGTCAACAACCGAAACCGACACCGAATAA
- a CDS encoding DUF342 domain-containing protein — protein MSLFRFDEDEGYVYLLSHPVESGFPASSSQLIEMIEESPYADFEIIHANIGQLFAASETPEQDSLIVARAIDASISVRIEEGNMLAEARVTTARGGKLVCMNKAKQALKQAGIKKGVSGKALDNLLGQQLELPPGHTYNGIVAHGQRAKDGNDARFVRLCMTAQDRVLSPQESSGGKVDMRNLGAIITVKPGSPLMKKVPPTEGEPGYTVFGDVIDPKPGKDAPLEVSEGTKLDPNDKNLLIADSKGVPVAVPRGMRVDDVLCYENIDVTTGHVEFDGSVIVSGDIKDGMRVKASGDITVIGFVESAILESGSAVTIMLGTIGRKRTEGEPFSCSIKAKRSVSLGYAQYCRIESEQDILIERQALHCDLASKRLIKVGKGETPRGKLIGGNVLDAMRIETGELGAPSGTRTRISLAQDWDSLHDKHRELVELEKVLASKVIDIKQAMNKAQASPQSQKRDAYLAKLQHSEMQINKHYGRNQRNIGLIQQKIHRLARLSRVTVNELMHPGTEVKIAKDTKLFSRIYPPNFVKLHEGKIMQQFTTAKTAEIA, from the coding sequence ATGTCATTATTTCGTTTTGATGAGGATGAGGGCTATGTCTACTTGCTCTCTCATCCAGTGGAATCCGGATTTCCGGCGAGCTCGTCTCAATTGATAGAGATGATTGAGGAGTCGCCATATGCGGATTTTGAAATCATTCATGCCAATATAGGTCAATTATTTGCTGCTAGTGAGACGCCCGAGCAGGACTCGCTGATTGTGGCTCGCGCTATCGATGCGTCTATTTCTGTGCGTATTGAAGAAGGCAATATGCTTGCCGAAGCGAGAGTAACCACAGCCCGAGGCGGTAAGTTGGTTTGTATGAACAAAGCCAAACAAGCATTAAAGCAAGCTGGTATTAAAAAAGGTGTCAGTGGCAAAGCCCTCGATAATCTTCTCGGTCAGCAGTTAGAACTCCCTCCTGGACACACTTACAATGGTATTGTTGCGCATGGTCAACGAGCCAAAGATGGCAATGACGCACGGTTTGTGCGCCTGTGTATGACAGCGCAGGACAGAGTGCTCAGCCCGCAAGAATCGAGCGGCGGTAAGGTCGATATGCGCAACTTAGGTGCTATCATCACCGTAAAGCCGGGCAGCCCATTAATGAAAAAAGTCCCGCCAACTGAAGGCGAGCCGGGCTATACCGTGTTTGGTGACGTGATTGACCCTAAACCAGGAAAAGACGCGCCACTTGAGGTGTCAGAAGGCACCAAGCTCGATCCCAACGATAAGAACCTGCTTATTGCCGATTCAAAAGGCGTGCCTGTAGCCGTTCCTCGTGGCATGCGTGTTGACGATGTGCTGTGTTATGAAAACATTGATGTGACGACTGGGCATGTTGAGTTTGATGGCAGCGTGATTGTGAGCGGTGATATTAAAGATGGAATGCGTGTTAAGGCTTCGGGCGATATTACTGTTATTGGCTTTGTGGAATCGGCCATTCTTGAAAGTGGTAGCGCGGTCACGATAATGCTTGGCACCATTGGTCGTAAGCGCACCGAAGGCGAACCTTTTTCGTGTTCGATTAAAGCAAAGCGCAGTGTTTCGTTAGGCTATGCGCAGTACTGCCGAATTGAAAGCGAACAAGATATTCTCATTGAACGTCAAGCTTTGCATTGTGATTTGGCTTCCAAGCGTTTAATCAAAGTAGGTAAAGGTGAAACCCCTAGAGGCAAACTGATTGGCGGAAATGTATTGGATGCCATGCGTATAGAAACGGGTGAACTTGGGGCACCTTCAGGCACAAGAACACGTATTTCACTAGCCCAAGACTGGGATAGTTTGCACGATAAGCACCGCGAATTAGTGGAGCTGGAAAAGGTGCTGGCGTCCAAAGTCATCGATATTAAACAAGCCATGAATAAAGCACAGGCGTCGCCGCAATCGCAAAAACGAGATGCATATCTTGCCAAGTTGCAGCACAGCGAAATGCAAATCAACAAACACTACGGCCGTAATCAGCGTAACATCGGGTTAATACAGCAAAAAATACATCGATTAGCACGCTTGAGTCGAGTCACTGTTAATGAGCTGATGCACCCCGGAACTGAAGTGAAAATAGCGAAAGACACTAAACTGTTTTCACGAATTTACCCGCCTAATTTCGTTAAATTGCATGAAGGTAAGATCATGCAGCAGTTTACGACTGCCAAAACCGCAGAAATAGCTTAA